A region from the Hippopotamus amphibius kiboko isolate mHipAmp2 chromosome 15, mHipAmp2.hap2, whole genome shotgun sequence genome encodes:
- the LOC130836244 gene encoding olfactory receptor 7A10-like, translated as MEPENQTQVSEFILLGFSEEEELQPLLFGLFLSMYLITVCGNLLIILAIISDSHLHTPMYFFLANLSSTDICFTSTTVPKMLLNIQMQSKTITYAGCITQIYFSLLFGELDNFLLTVMAYDRFVAVCHPLNYTVIMNPWLCCLLLMASWIMTVLHSLLHSIMVLQVSFCTDLEIPHIFCELNQVVQLACSDTFLNDIVIYFATGLIGVIPVTGILFSYFKIVSSILKISSAGGKCKAFSTCGSHLSVVSLFYGASIGVYFSSAAQNSRASAVASVTYTVVTPMLNPFIYSLRNKDVKQAMKKLFRRETFST; from the coding sequence ATGGAACCAGAAAACCAAACACAAGTTTCAGAATTTATCCTCCTTGGATTTTCAGAAGAAGAAGAGCTTCAACCTCTCCTCTTTGGACTGTTTTTGTCAatgtacctgatcactgtgtGTGGGAATCTACTCATTATTCTGGCCATTATTTCAGACTCCCACCTCCatacccccatgtacttcttccttgcCAACTTGTCTTCCACAGACATATGTTTCACCTCCACTACAGTCCCAAAGATGCTACTGAACATCCAGATGCAAAGCAAAACTATTACTTATGCAGGATGCATCACTCAGATatatttttccttgctttttggaGAGTTGGACAACTTCCTcctgactgtgatggcctatgacagaTTTGTAGCTGTCTGTCACCCCCTTAACTACACAGTCATCATGAACCCCTGGCTCTGTTGCCTTCTGCTTATGGCATCCTGGATCATGACTGTCCTGCATTCATTGTTACACAGCATAATGGTGTTACAGGTATCCTTCTGTACAGATTTGGAAATCCCCCACATTTTTTGTGAACTTAATCAGGTGGTCCAACTTGCCTGTTCTGATACCTTCCTCAATGATATAGTGATATATTTTGCAACTGGACTTATAGGTGTTATTCCAGTCACTGGAATCCTTTTCTCTTACTTTAAGATTGTATCctccattttgaaaatttcatCAGCTGGGGGAAAGTGTAAAGCGTTTTCAACCTGTGGGTCTCACCTCTCAGTTGTTTCCCTGTTCTATGGTGCAAGCATTGGGGTGTACTTCAGTTCTGCTGCCCAAAACTCCAGGGCCAGTGCAGTAGCCTCAGTGACAtacactgtggtcacacccatgctgaacccctttaTCTACAGCCTGAGAAACAAAGATGTGAAACAGGCCATGAAAAAACTCTTCAGAAGAGAAACATTCTCTACATGA